AAGATTTTTGAGTGAGCTCTGAAAaatactaactttattttcatatttatcacAGGCTAGAAACAGCACAAAGCTGTTTGCAGGAGGCATTATGATGCATCACTTTTAACATGATCCGGCTCTCTCAATATTCCAGAAAGTAATAACAAAAATTGTAACACTTATTATTCTCTGTTGAACTCAGCTGAACCTTAAATTATTCTAGACTACAACACAGAAACAAAGGAAATCTGATCTAGATGTGGTCATGGTGATTCAATCTCTCCATTTTACAATCAATAGTGCTGATAAAAGGAAGAGGCTATATCAGATGACCCGGCAAACTTGTACAAGGAGCAGGCGTTTTGAATGGCAACAGGATCaatcagaaaaaaacagacttttttgTTCATAACAAACTACACAGAAGCCTAATCTTTACTTACAGTTCGCagttacagttttaatttttttgttgttgttattatactAATCTGGTGTTTTTACTTCTATATAATTGATATCCTTTAAGTATATGTCTTGGTTAAatgatgctcttttttttttttttttttatcagtgataattattttaaataacatgtcAACAAATTTGGAaagaccaataaataaaaaaatgaaaaggagtGATAGAATGCCAATACTGCAAGATTTGAAACTCCAGTGGTTAAAATTGAGAATAAGTTGTAACTGCATTTTCCTTACCTGAAGTTCACACCAGGCCACCTCCACATTCAGTGTCCAGGCCTTTATAGACCGTTTTGAAGGACCCTCTGCCAAGTTCAATATCAAACTTAAGAAAGCGTCCACCTGGAGAGGTGGATACGGCTTTCATTTCAGCCTCTTCCTCGTTCTCATCACTTCCAGCTTTCCCTACACTCTTGGACTTTTCAGATGGTTCAGCATCATGTTTTTCCTCAGCATCACTTGTCTCTGGCTCATTGGTGAAGTTCTCTTTTACACCTTTCCCCTGTCCCACCTGACACTCCACGTTAAAGCTTCTCTGGACAGCAATATGTGCACTTTTAACAGGACTGCTGGTGGTGTCGCATTCTGAAATCTCAAATTCTTGATCCTCTGACTCAGAGAACCACAAACTTCTGCGTATAAATCTCTGCCGGACCAGACTTTTGAAATCTGATAGGGGGTATGCAGTTGGATCGCTGGCCCCTCTGTGTGCTGCAGCTGTGGGGTTTGTGTGAGTGGGATGTTCATGGCCATTTTCATAAATTACAGTCTTTTTTGAGGGGACAGAAGGAAATGTGAAGCCCACGGGCTGCTGCTCAGAGTTGGATCCAGTCAAGTTTTCCATGACCAGTGAATCGCTGGACACTCATCTGTGACGTTCATCCGTTTGCATGGTCCTCCTTCAATGAACGCACCTGCAATATGGCAagtacttttaacatttattccttaAACTAACTCAAATCTTTTTTGTGTCCCTAGTTGTTTCCTTAACAGTAATTAATTCAATAATGACTACTATCTGTTTCTATTTCACTACTAAGTATTCATTAGAAACTAGTACTTATaccaaaaataaattgtgtttagcACTTGTTCCTTACATACTAGTATTTATAACTCCTCTAGATACAAGAAGATACTAGTACCCTACATATTTACATAGGGAAAAATCTAAATTGTTGTAATGTTTCTAATAACTTTTTCTTTCATCATATATAACAACATTAGGAATTGGTACTTTATATGAtatagtatataatttattttaaaattcctaCAAGTAAGTTTTGAAATGTTAGTAACAACTGGAATACTGGAAATTTGTCACCAAGAGCAATAGCTATGGGATAATGACTGGCAGCAAATAAGTAAGTTCTACAAAGTATTTATTAGATATATTACTCACtactggaataaataaataaataaataatagaaaatactGGATTacttaatactaaataaaaaaagtgctagATACATAGGACAGACGCTAGTTcgtattaaatgaataaatgttaaaacggtTTGCCATACCTGCAATACCAGTCTCTACTGACGCATTTCGACATCATTTGAGGACCGACTGCCAGACTCGTCGTTTACATAAAGGCTTATGGGTAATATTAATTAAGaccaaatatttttacagttagcctatttaaaaaagcaaaacagaaaatatatatagtaactgATGGCATTAACTTTCAGTAAATTATATTAAGAGGTAAGCTCCCTTACATCAAAAATTCATGCCACAAATGTACTTTAAAagctgtaaaataattttaaaagattttcttttCAATATGAAACTAATATCAGTATTTAACTCACCATGCTAGGTAGCTGACAGAGGTTGTCACGTTGTTTAATCCTTCATAAAACTATAAAGTGCACAGCTGTCccttgaaataacattttaatgagtGGTCTTTCAGACGTCTACTTTGACCAAGCGGCCTCTAGCAGCTTCAAACCCGAGTACCCTTGCTTCTTTTATATGTGTGAGTCTGTATGTGAGGTAAATTAAATAGACTGctggttggtttgtttgtttgatgagtGAGTAATTTCTTTATTCATCTCGGATAATACGGCACCGACACCTCCCTAAAGATTCCTCCCTCGTTATGTTATAGCGTTTATAGTTAGCTTCGGTTCCGGTGCTGATGCGTTTTCTCACTCGTTATGTTAAAGACTGTGTGTCCAATAAAAGCGTCTGTTTTTAGGCGGTACCCTTATCCTCCTCTACACGGGTCGTCATGGACCCCACGGAACGCTGGGCCCGCCCAAACCTATGTGACGTGACCAGAGCTTGCACGGGGCAcgtcactgtcctgcagagacATAACTAGTCGTCATATTGAACTAATATGATAGTATAACTAAGTTATAAGTAGTTTACAGCTGGGGGGTCGACAGCTTTATAAAAACGTAGTTCTGTGTTTTTACTTGTTTACTGTACACACTGTCACACAGCAGCTTTTaggcattgctctgttttttttttttttttttttttttttttgttaaaagttagAAATAAAGTCAATGGAGAGCGCTGGATTGTTTCCCCACCGGTGTGGGCGTGGCCTAAATGTGCTCTGGATAAGACTGCtgaatatttaatgtgaattaatGTTGTATgacgatgcttttttttttattatctcacccctcccctcctcctcttGCTATCTCCCTGAAAGAAAATGTTCCACCTACTGGAGAGAGCCCTTTTTATTCCCTCTGCAATAACacttacagtaggctattattattataggggAGATGAGGGTGAGTTTTAACATCATGGTTTAACCATAAGTAAGTTAAGTTAAATAAAACGTGTTCACCACCTTCCTGAGGTgattattaaaactgtaaagtgGAATGACAGAAttggtgtaaaaaataaaaactgtaacaataGCTTTGCACTTGACATTCAAGGCAAATCTGGGCATATTATATCAAAGTGAGTGacataaataaagactgaaaaatGTGTTGCAACTATTCTACTACAGACAAAATAATTTAGTACTCAGTTCATTTATGGAAAGTGTATGGACACATTTTTACACAGCAAAAGGATAATCTTTATCGTTTAGAGATTCTAAAAGACAAATGTGCAGTGAGGGTCAGAAATCTTACACACTGCCTAATGTACCTTATATTTATAGAAACTGAACTTCTTCTGTAATACTACAATTAATTAGTCTGTACTTAAAGAACTTGACACATTGAACTGTTGTCAGTGCTCTCTACAATTAAATGATTCTGCTCTGTCCCAAGGTAGTAGGCAATTACCACTACTGAATAGGACCtgaaacacttaaagggatagtttaccccaaaatgaatcatcatcatttacttatccttAAGTTCCAAACATGTATAGGGTTCCTTCTGCTGAatacaaaagttattttgaagaatgtgtgtaaccaaaaaaatacagagaaactCAGTGTCTACCATCCAACTGTTTGGTTGCAcacagttcttcaaaatatcttctttttggcagaatgaatgaatgaaagaatgaatgttgggaacaacttgagggtgagtaaaagatgacagaattttcattttttgggtgaaatgcccatttaaaataataataataaaaaaaggaaaatggtaAAAGGATATTTTATtgtcaccttaaaataaactgatattaacattttaataaaagggtgttaatagtttaattaaagaatattacaattcaaatgaTTATTTGATAGCCTAAATGTATGAGAAGAAAAGATGCATgagagaaaatgtatttttatactcttttatataataaaatatatctctACACAgccaattgtatttttatatcgcCTAATTACTGTAAAAACTACTTTATCTGCTAACGTTTGCCTGCAGTCAGAAagatgcaattattattattattattattattattattattattattattattattatacagtaaatttgAAGTAATCAATTTAATAAACCTGGATTCAGGGTGAGTTTaactaccactagatggcagcccAAACACAGATGTCTCTGAACATTAAAAGTTTTAGTTGTTGTATATTTGTTGTCACCGAGTCAAAGATCTAAATAAAGGTcaatgatcagaaaaaaaaatggcatattaTGTACTCTTTATTCTGATATACGCCTATAGCACATATTGCTTAATTTTTCtatgaataattatgttttattgtaatttcattGGTACATCCATGATATTttgtataaacaaaacatttagaaacTAGCAAATTTACAATTAACACTGCTAAAATTGCTGAAATATCCCGGCTAAAAACGTTTTGTACGTTTAGTAAAATTCTATTTATAAACGAATTGTTCAGATATTTTAACCGGTTCGTCTGACTGattgaaaagatccgactcaaaagaGCGATTCGGACATCGCTGCAGCAGTCATTGGCAGTCGTTTGTCCAGCCCCCTTTTCCTTTCATCGTGCATGAGATCATAATGCACCACAAATACACTTAAACCCAGCTATTTACGGAGTGTTAGTTATAATCAAAGGAAGGATTATGGATTCAGAAGCGATAGAATTGAATGGAGATGCTAACAGAAGTGGTTCAAGAGAGGTGAGTGATTGTGAACATATCAGTGTCATTTAAAACGAGCACAAACGCATCCGCCAATGGGATGTTTGTGTTAAAGTTTAACCCATTGTATTGATGTCTATAAAAACCAATCGGGTTAGACAAAAATTTTACCGAACCATACATAATCTTTTCAGTTTGGTTTTTGGAGTCTGAAAGcgtttctttagtttttttgaaGGAAAAAGGCTGCTCATACATTTTCCTTTCCATACGGTAATGCAATGAATGCACTTGTGTGGATGAGTCTCACTGAGGGGATACTGTGGTGTGGCCCGCGGGGCAAATCTTATATAATCGCAGACCATGTGTTGATAGAAGCTGCTTTCGACTGGCCGAGGGGTTTGTTTCAGTAACGGAGGGTTGTAAGTGACAACGGGTCCTCAACATTACAGCTCACGCGGCACAAAAGCGGTTCAAAGTTTGGAAACAAAGTCTCTTATTCATTACCCTGGTGTTTCGCTCGACCGCGTCCATACTGACGATGAGATCACCGGGCAGCGTAACCTAAACAATAGGCTGTGAAAGACACTGATAAACACTTTCAGATCAGACGACACATGAATAAcgcacatttttaaaacactgcatGAAATCCAATGTACAGCGATGCCCACAAACAAACCATCGGTGCAGCACAATTCTACATTAACTAAATAACCTAACAACTTATTTCAACAAAAACTAGATGGTTTCAAACTAGATTCCGTCATAATTTCCATTTATAAAAAAGGGtactttaacagtattttaccATAAAAGCATAGGCTATATTGGtttcttaattattaatattcattgtaaattataaagtaatacCCCATTCCTCAATATAAATTAGTCTATAAAATACATGTATACCATATGAATGGAATGTATGGAACTTGCATTTAACCAATTAACCATTTATCTTACAGAACcatttttaagttctttttttttcattacaatttaaCAGTTAAACCATAATGGATGgattctttttttagttttacagtcTCCTAGCCAAGGAGGGAACTAAACATGTAGAAAGTAAACAAAAACTGACATCATATCATAATTTATGTTCTAGCAATAAAGACCAATCTAAAGCATTTAGTATAGTAGTTCCTATTACTCCTGCTAAAGTTAATGTGTAGTTTGTTTAGGgtaaaatatgaatgtatagGGGAAagtgtattttatgttttgtgttttttattttttgacaggtCACCATttcttattacaatttttttcatcCCTTGCAATTCCCTTTGCctgtgtttttaattcatttaaactttaaatgttaatgtatttaatgtttttcgtacactttcattaatgttttcactgaagaaagttGAGGTGAAGTGGTTAGAAAGACTAGAGGAACATCTTACCACCAGTGGATTTTTTTtacccaacaaacacacaaaatcaaacaTAATCATTCCTGTGGGCAGCACCAGTGTTTAAGACACTGTGTGTTTAGGCAGACTGAAAGGGCAGTGATTTCTATGTGGCTAATTTCTATGCCAAGTGGAAATGACGCCTCCACCTGGCTTTGGTATGATGTAATATCTGAGTAATATTATGGACAATTGCAGCGTTGGTTGTAATTCTAGTGCCACAGGTCTATAAATAGTCTAGTCGCAAAGGGtggataaaataaacacaattcacATGTATTAGCAAAGTAAAGGGTTAAAAACTGTAGTTGTACCGTAGCTCTAGGTTTGTTGAGCGCATTAGTTACATATCAACGTCATGATAAACGTCATGGACTTTTTCTGCTTTTACCACTTCAGCTGTGGATTCATTTCAAATTATTATGGAGTagaatatgtatgtatttatagcCCATGTAAGTCATTACAAACTGCCAGGGTTgcaatgtctttatttttaaatgcttgatTTATGTGTATGAAATACTTTGGGTAAGTGTAGCCAGGAGAACCTTTATGTCATTTCTGGTTTGAAAGAAAGCTTAGGaacctttttttcttaattaatgaGCTGCATGGATCCATAGCAGAACAGATAAAGAGGAAGAGAGCCCAGGCAGTTGCTTTTAGATAACTGGTTCAGTTTTCTACAGGATGTGTGTTTGACGACTCGTGTACTAAACACTTAAGATATATTACTCCAGCAATAATAAGAACTATAAGAGCAAACTTTTGAACTTCAAATACATCTGAGAATGTAGAACTCCGTTTGAACGCTTTGCGTGCCAAACATTCCGTctctgattatgattattattaataatgctttGTACTAACTAATGTTGCAAGGTGCAGTTTTTTCCAGAACGTCACAGAGAGGAAGTCAGAATTTAACAGCATGAGAATTCTTAAGCTTGTATTTAAAGGCACgatatgtatgatttttttattaaaacatccaAAAACCACTATATATATTTAGCTGACTTGTGTAATTACATTATcacaaatgtttcgaagaatgtttaaatccagagaaataagcaattttaactagtgacatggaCCATTGtgttaatttttctttataatgaagtctgtatctagtagattgtaaaagaatgattatcagttccacacacagagatatataaattctacatttatttaaatggggaaaaatCTTCACTGGTATCGGtcaatactgaaccctaggtatcAGAATCGGAGGCGAAAAAGGCAGATCGGAGCATCCCTACTGCCAATGACATCATAACCCCttgatttccggttttgttttgtagaaaacatggagacaccaaagacgctttaatatgttttattagtCAGGTGACCTGACTAATAAAGTAGCATTGTAACGgaattttcaaatgtatctagtatgataaaacagggCTGCTTTCTCTCGTTCAGTGGCCTCgttttcagcctcaccctgcttcatactACAATGTTAATatatcattagctcatccatgaacatgatttctgcacGAGTCCTGTCGGATTCTGTCGGCTGTGAGGATGAAGatgacaactcccatgattccacactcagtcacggcgTCATCGAACTTCGCCCTTGTTTTGAATACACACCCTCAAGTGCCCTCTGATGCTATCCTGTGCTACCGTATATATCCTGCTCTTCAGTTACTGCTTTATCAGGTAATCATTCAGTTTCCTCAatcagtattacagtttttctcagtcgatttgacacttttctccaatGCAATGTTCTTGTTCTcaaaacacacctgcctggaagttttcAGTGATCATAAAAACATTCATTAGCTGTTAATAAACTCTGCTCAAGAAATTGGACATccctgtcattttgtattatttatacatttttatcgTAGAAACTGTATTGATATTAAAGTGTGAATAGGTTTGAGTTAATAGATTAAATAGAATTTAATGATGCTACAATCATAGTTGGAATGTTTTTGTGTTAACTAAAAACTGAATCATATTGTGTTTAACATATTAACATTCCTGAATGTGACTGTGTATGACAAATCAAATGACTTGCTCTTAAGCGACATTATGCTTTCTTTTACAGATTCAGGAGAACCCAAAGGAAAAAGCAGCAGTCTGATGTAAGCCAGCTTCTAAAACTTGAACCACTGGACCACCTGTAGTCTGTCATCAGACTCCTGAAACTAATCATTTAAAGGTTAAAGTGTTTAAAAGACtgatattttgtatctttttgtcATTGATTGtgttaaactgttaaaataaaaaaaataaagtgacttAACTGCTGAAAAGGTGTTGTTGATTGTTGATGTTGATTCAGTGActttagtgtttattattattattattttatttaacgttTAAACGTGAACGGAGGATGAATAAGTGATGAACCACCATCACTTCATAATGATGATTCAGTGACATtatctttgttgttgttgaaatatccCTATTGTTTCTGCATTAATTATGGGAGCAAAAGTGATGTTGAACCAACCCCACTATGTATGATTTATTCAATGCAGTTAAGAGTTGAGGCATCAACATCGGCTTAACATTGTTTCAACGGTTGCTTGCTATCTGGGATGAAAGCTTTAAggaatttaatttgacatttggGAAGTTTTTGTTGTGCAGAGGTTTCTATAACCCTATAACAACGACTTCTGTTTTAAACAGAAGGAAGGAAATTATGTCAGGGTCAACGAAGCACTTACCCCTTCCCTTCACATGCTACAAACAtcctaaaaaaaacatgcaagtgaCTTTCATTTCCTTCTAAAACTGAGAAATATGACCATAGATAACCCTTGACGCAAATTACAGAAGAATCTATTGCAGGTCAGAAAACAACCATTGTGCAAGTCAAATTCTGTGCAAATTGTAAGCCTCACTTGAAAGCATATCGTGATTTAAGTAGTGTGTTATACTGGATCAACAACCTGGTCCTCAAACTAAATTTTTATGAAGTATTAACCCCAACCTATACCTTTTAAATAATTGACTTGAGCAACATTATTTGATAACACTGCTTGATAACCCAATCCCTGAAATCTGGTTGTCCTAACAAGGACCCAGAAACCTATTTCCTCCATCTTTCTCTGTAAACACTGTATGTACTCATTCCCCTATCTCATTCCTATGGATGTAGTAAGTAACATCACATGTGTGTTTTCGTGCTTGTGTTTAGCGTCCTCAGCAGAGCCACTGGTCAAGGAACACCCCAATGAACATGAACCATTATGCCAATAAGAAGAGTGCAGCAGAGAGCATGCTGGATATTGCACTGCTGATGGCCAACGCCTCCCAGCTGAAGACCGTGCTGGAGGTGGGACCCTCTTTCTCCTTATACATTCCTCTCATCAGCCTCATCAGCATCTCCCTCATCCTACAGATCATCGTGGGGGTCTTGCTTATCTTCATAGGTGAGAGAAACCAACCAAACTGAGAACCTAAGTTTACAGGCTTCAAAATATATAGGCAATAGTGATTTTATACATGATTAGAGTTGCTTTTGTAAGACAAAACATACTGTTATTAGCAGTATCATACCCTAATGCATATAGTACTTCATATTGCATAAAATGACACATTGAAGTATGAACATCATATGCAGTGGCCCAAAAATGTATATCACCTTCTATAATATAAAAACcctttaaaagaaacattaaaaactatttggattaaacatttcaaactggTAGTGTAGTATGTAAAGCAGTATTCAAATATTAAACGTCTCAAAAAGTAGTTTAACAAGAAGTTAAAATtctttttactcaccctcatgtatttCCAAACCTATGTTATGACTTTGTATTATGTTCTGAAGAATGTGCATGCTGTTCTTCTTCATATAATGCAAAGAAAGCCAAATATGAACATAAAACTAGTCAGTACGATTTAAGCACGTTAATCCTAGTTTTAACATTTGGCAATTCAATCCAGTAATAACTGTCTACAAGGAGAATTGATAAATGCTGTAAAACAGTGTAAAACAGTACTTTAAGTACAGAAGTTGCACTAATCTATTTGTATGTAATATAgtatagataatataataataaatatagtttcAATATGAATATATCAGGTGATGAAAGTCAATCCTGCAACACTTTGGTGTTTCCCATCAGAAATTTGAAcagcttttacttttatttttgtgcacatAGTGAGAATAAGAGCAGATTAATTATCACATGAATGATATCAAGAGATTCAGTCCCAATTTGAGAAATATTCATATTCTCTGCTCAACTTCAAAAAGCCCCCAGTGTCCCATTTCTAGCAATCATTCCTATTTCCTCAAACACAACTCTGTACTTTACACCAGAATCCGCTGTGAACACAATCAGCCTCTAATTAATGGAAAATGAGCTTTATTACTGGTTTTGAAAGTTTTAGAGTCATCATGCAAGTTCTTTTGAACATGAGCTGTGAGTAAGTGTGTGGTGTTAGAGGTTTTGACACTTGCTCTATAGAACAATGGACACcatataattataatcattttgTCCGATTTTagcctttcattttaatttaagaagctgttaaatcagtttaataacattattttaaatgttctgaaTTACATAATGAGCTGCTGTTATTGCTCTTGTTCTACAGTGAAGTGGAATCTGAATGACTCGAGTAAACACTACATACTGAATCTTCTGGAGAACGTCGTCACAGCTCTCGTCTTTGTCATCGtagtaataaatgttttcatcACAGCGTTTGGCGTCCAAAGACCAGAGGACACAAAATCATAACTGGCAACATGAGTTTAGGATTTCATACAATTAtacacattttgtacatttattatgaaaaaccAAGCAAGTTGTCATGACATATTCAAATGTGCCTCGATGTAAATATGCCTTATGTTTTGCAGAACCTTTTTTAGtcccaaaatgagccaatatcaTCTTAATATAAATGCACCCTCATatggaatatatttatatatatattatggctaattgtttaattatataattcacgttgttaaaatgcatcagtttttaAATTGGATTGGATATTCTAATCGGATCATTACTGAGATTAAAAATAATCATGACAGAAACTAAACAGACAATACCTTTCAAGGCCGAAATGGAGAGTAGCACCTCACCTCACATGGGACCTTCATACTGTCTATTTGATCACTGTATCAGCTGTTTATATGGGGAAAATGGGCTCATTTTATGTGGGGTCCAACACAATGCAACTCATGCACACAGCtcgtttgtatttgtttttacttgcaGGTCATATTTGCTGCATGAAGGATAAATTGCTAGAAGTCAAAGAAGTCTAGTAATTGCATTGAAGAGTTTTAATCAGCACTTtagcaaaatgatttttttcttacataacTCTGTAAGTGAAGATTAAGTATCATAAATACAACACATTTTTCTTCTTGTATTAACCCCAAAACGTCAGAAATAGAGATTTTTGAGAATTTGTATAAGAGCGCCATCTACTGATTAAGCAAGCATATTGccgttttatttgaaatattttttattttaaattttaatgtttagtgttttgatgtttgttgtgattttttacTATCCATATGTTAATATGTTTCATGgactttttgtacattttatatcaATACTGTTTGTATAACTGGCCAaagatttcctttattttattttatttttttttacttttagagaGCAGCATTTAGGCATTATTTCAGTGCACAGATAAATAGGAGACCAACTTACAGTTGTCTAGATGTTCAGTATTGCACACTGGTCTTCTTCTTTAGTAATGATGTTGTTTTTAAGGACTAAAGATTCTTTATTTATGGACAAAACAATCATTctgacatatatttttttttttgcaactcaTCAAGTGTTTGTTTTGGTATATCAAGACGTGGAAATCAAATTCATCTCCAAGTACATCAGCAACAGTTCCACAGTTTTATTTAGCCTAATAATTTTTTAACCcctgacaatatatatatatatatatatatatatatatatatatatatatatatatatatatatatatatatatatatatatagattaatctGAAAAGTTTTACAAAACACTTACATTGCACTGCAGAAACAAGGCCACAAGAGTAAATTGACAAAATGAATTATTAACACAAACCAGTACAAACATGCTGCTagtataaaagcaatataaacatatttgttgAAATCTTAGCCCACAAAAAAAGGTATTATAAAGTAACAAACTCCTAATACTCCAAGGTACTGGACTTTAAGGTTAC
This DNA window, taken from Cyprinus carpio isolate SPL01 chromosome B11, ASM1834038v1, whole genome shotgun sequence, encodes the following:
- the ninj1 gene encoding ninjurin-1 codes for the protein MDSEAIELNGDANRSGSRERPQQSHWSRNTPMNMNHYANKKSAAESMLDIALLMANASQLKTVLEVGPSFSLYIPLISLISISLILQIIVGVLLIFIVKWNLNDSSKHYILNLLENVVTALVFVIVVINVFITAFGVQRPEDTKS